From Penaeus monodon isolate SGIC_2016 chromosome 42, NSTDA_Pmon_1, whole genome shotgun sequence, one genomic window encodes:
- the LOC119599273 gene encoding ATP-binding cassette sub-family F member 3-like, giving the protein MAVPSQLVREKFPNIDEEIFQYVEGVLTSTEDFESSEDVYDAIGSLLADAVGVEREDEIRKLCDQVMSTLTVSNGTIERKILDAPVQLAEMAANMEVEDEAIKSVWSRERDDTLKVDQKKLDKAEAKLKEKKEKRVNADKKEQAPIIMEMATASQVVSKKDRALDAKGSCNTKDIRIESFDVAYGEKVLIQNATISLAFGRRYALVGRNGLGKTTLLRMIASRTLRIPGHISVLHVEQEVVGDDTLAIESVLECDTQRKNLLDKEKELQTRIANGDTDDTLSSQLSEVYAELQAIEADKAPAKASVILNGLGFNPEMQTRKTREFSGGWRMRIALARALFTQPDLLLLDEPTNMLDMKAIIWLENYLLTWPTTLLVVSHDRHFLDMVPTDVLHLHSQAIDSYKGNYENFSTTREERHKNMQREYEAQSQFRQHVQEFIDKFRYNAKRASLVQSKIKMLEKLPELKPVEKETIVTLRFPEAEKLNSPILQLDEVEFSYKKDVVIFSKVNLSAAMDSRICIVGENGTGKTTLLKILLGDLSPTKGHRFCNRSLRIGYFTQHHVDQLDMRLCPVELLQSKYSGKPVEEYRRQLGAFGVSGDLAVQQLASLSGGQKSRVAFSLICMGNPNFFILDEPTNHLDIETIEALGKAIQKFKGGVVLVSHDERLIRMVCTELWVCGEKQVVCMEGGFDEYRAIVEKEIQATI; this is encoded by the exons GTGTTCTCACAAGCACAGAGGACTTTGAAAGTAGTGAGGATGTTTATGATGCCATCGGAAGCCTCCTAGCAGATGCTGTTGGAGTagaaagggaggatgaaataAG GAAACTATGTGACCAGGTGATGTCAACACTGACAGTGTCTAATGGCACGATAGAACGGAAGATCTTAGATGCTCCCGTGCAGCTGGCGGAAATGGCTGCCAACATGGAGGTAGAAGATGAGGCCATCAAGTCAGTCTGGTCAAGAGAACGGGACGATACATTG AAAGTCGACCAAAAGAAACTAGATAAAGCCGAGgctaaactaaaagaaaaaaaggaaaagagagtaaaTGCGGATAAGAAAGAACAAGCTCCTATTATTATGGAAATGGCTACAGCATCACAG gTTGTAAGCAAAAAAGACCGGGCGCTGGACGCCAAAGGTAGCTGTAATACAAAGGATATCAGAATAGAAAGCTTCGATGTAGCATATGGAGAAAA AGTGCTTATTCAAAATGCAACAATTTCTTTAGCCTTCGGAAGACGATATGCATTAGTGGGCAGGAACGGCCTTGGGAAAACTACTCTTTTACGGATGATTGCAAG TCGGACTTTGCGCATTCCTGGGCATATCTCGGTGTTACACGTCGAGCAAGAAGTGGTTGGTGACGACACCTTAGCAATAGAGAGTGTACTTGAATGCGATACTCAACGTAAGAATCTTCTAGACAAAGAGAAGGAGCTGCAGACAAGAATAGCAAATGG GGACACAGACGATACCTTGTCCTCCCAGCTGTCAGAAGTGTATGCTGAGCTACAGGCCATTGAGGCAGACAAGGCCCCAGCCAAGGCCAGCGTCATCCTGAATGGTTTGGGTTTCAACCCCGAAATGCAGACGAGGAAGACCCGCGAGTTCTCCGGCGGTTGGAGAATGAGGATTGCACTGGCCAGAGCACTGTTCACGCA ACCAGACCTGCTGCTGCTTGACGAGCCGACGAACATGTTGGACATGAAGGCCATTATATGGCTTGAGAACTACTTATTAACCTGGCCGACAACGCTCCTTGTAGTCTCCCACGACAGGCACTTCTTAGATATGGTTCCGACGGATGTTTTGCACCTCCACTCACAGGCCATAGACAGTTATAA gGGCAATTACGAGAACTTTTCCACGACAAGGGAGGAGAGACACAAGAACATGCAGAGAGAGTATGAGGCCCAGTCGCAGTTCCGGCAGCACGTCCAGGAATTCATTGACAAGTTCAGATACAATGCCAAGCGAGCATCATTGGTCCAGTCAAAAATTAAAATGCTGGAAAAGCT ccCAGAACTGAAGCCTGTAGAAAAAGAAACGATTGTAACACTAAGGTTCCCAGAGGCAGAGAAGCTGAATTCCCCGATCCTGCAATTAGACGAAGTCGAGTTTTCTTACAAAAAGGATGTAGTCATTTTCAGCAAAGTCAACCTTTCGGCTGCCATGGATTCGAGAATATGTATT GTTGGTGAAAATGGTACGGGAAAAACAACGTTGCTTAAGATTTTGCTTGGTGACTTGTCTCCCACAAAGGGACACAGGTTCTGTAATAG ATCATTAAGAATAGGCTACTTCACCCAGCATCACGTAGACCAGCTGGATATGCGATTATGTCCTGTTGAACTTCTCCAGAGCAAATACTCAG gAAAACCAGTTGAGGAATACCGCCGTCAGCTTGGTGCTTTTGGCGTTAGTGGAGATTTGGCTGTGCAGCAACTGGCCAGTCTGTCAGGAGGTCAGAAGTCCAGAGTGGCCTTCTCACTGATTTGCATGGGCAATCCCAACTTCTTCATTCTTGACGAGCCGACCAATCACTTAGATATTGAGACGATCGAAGCTCTGGGAAAAGCAATACAGAAGTTCAAG GGTGGTGTGGTCCTTGTATCCCACGACGAGCGACTCATCCGCATGGTTTGCACCGAgctgtgggtgtgtggggagaAGCAAGTCGTCTGCATGGAGGGCGGCTTTGACGAGTACAGAGCCATTGTGGAGAAGGAGATTCAGGCCACCATATAA
- the LOC119599275 gene encoding histone acetyltransferase KAT2A-like isoform X2: MASRDSGTPGGGGGTVGTALQQNPQTSNMTAAGVATGVSGMAVATSASAGGSQATGTGGEAAGRVSNVQRIQQKKAQVRAWPRDKKMEKLAIYSTCRADENCRCNGWKNPTPPAQPARPDTPQPAAPPSQPCRSCGHTLGDHVSHLESAVDDDLDRLLSIVVDVENLFICLHREEDPDTKQVYSYLFRRLRKCILQVSPPTVEGPLGTPPFERPSIFKGVTNFVLHKFNHFQQKMMSDLAKMFLHCLNHWRLETPSARRAHTTPEESSAYKVNYMRWLCFSYVPQLCDSLPHHETTAIFGRTFLRAVFHTLRKQLLDKFRAEKDKMPAEKKLLLLNQFPKFLSMLEEEVYSNSSPIWDADYRPQLPPHLHNQAAERAGNTASRGEFERLSVQPGEGQYTIVSLTSSSARRSRPEERGEKREGDDLSESSSKRLKIETEDLGEETVAEVVATITDPRQMVGPEVLFSENAARDEAAKLEERKGNIEFHVIGNSLTQKVSKQTMLWLIGLQNVFSHQLPRMPKDYITRLVFDPKHRTLALIKDNRPIGGICFRMFPTQGFSEIVFCAVTSNEQVKGYGTHMMNHLKDYHVKNNIQHFLTFADEFAIGYFKKQGFSKDIQVPRSVYQGYIKDYEGATLMGCELNPSIVYTEFTAVIRRQKEIIKKLIERKQSEIRKVHPGLTCFREGVRELPIESIPGIREAGWKPPVPATRSARSPDREHQDPDYLYGMLKTLLNNVKSHAAAWPFQVPVDPNEVPDYYDHIKYPMDLKTMTERLKARYYVKARLFNADMLRIFKNCRFYNHPETEYYKCANNLEKYYLSKMKETSLLEGNKL, encoded by the exons ATGGCATCCAGGGACAGCGGCACcccaggaggaggtggtgggactGTAGGAACTGCACTTCAGCAAAACCCTCAGACTTCGAACATGACGGCAGCTGGCGTGGCGACAGGAGTGTCAGGGATGGCGGTGGCAACTTCAGCTTCAGCTGGAGGTTCACAGGCTACTGGGACAGGGGGAGAAGCTGCAGGAAGGGTCAGTAATGTTCAGCGCATACAGCAGAAAAAGGCCCAGGTGCGAGCATGGCCAAGAGACAAGAAGATGGAGAAACTTGCTATTTATTCCACGTGTAGG GCAGATGAGAACTGCAGATGCAACGGTTGGAAAAATCCCACCCCCCCTGCACAGCCAGCACGCCCTGATACCCCCCAGCCAGCAGCCCCTCCCTCTCAGCCATGCAGGAGCTGCGGCCACACCCTTG GTGATCATGTAAGCCATTTAGAGTCGGCTGTTGATGACGACTTGGACCGGTTGCTCTCCATTGTTGTTGACGTCGAGAATCTCTTCATCTGTTTACACCGTGAGGAGGATCCTGATACTAAGCAG GTGTATTCATACCTGTTCCGGCGGCTTCGGAAGTGCATTCTCCAGGTCAGCCCCCCTACTGTGGAGGGACCCCTGGGGACGCCCCCCTTTGAAAGGCCCTCAATCTTCAAAGGAGTGACCAACTTCGTCCTGCACAAGTTCAATCACTTTCAACAGAAG ATGATGAGTGACTTGGCCAAGATGTTCCTTCATTGCCTTAACCACTGGCGTCTGGAGACCCCATCAGCACGGCGCGCACACACTACCCCGGAGGAGAGTTCAGCATATAAAGTTAATTACATGAG GTGGCTGTGCTTCAGCTATGTACCTCAGCTGTGTGATTCCCTCCCACACCATGAAACCACAGCCATCTTCGGACGGACTTTCCTGCGAGCTGTTTTCCACACCTTGCGCAAGCAGCTTTTAGATAAGTTCAGGGCGGAGAAGGACAAGATGCCTGCCGAGAAAAAGTTATTGTTGCTTAATCAGTTTCCAAa GTTCTTGTCCATGTTGGAGGAAGAAGTTTACTCGAACTCTTCACCCATCTGGGATGCAGACTACCGCCCGCAGCTCCCCCCACACCTCCACAACCAGGCTGCTGAAAGAG ctggTAATACTGCTAGTCGTGGAGAGTTTGAGAGGTTATCAGTGCAGCCTGGAGAGGGACAATACACGATAGTGAGTTTGACGTCTAGTAGTGCAAGGAGGTCCCGGCCAGAAGAAAG GGGAGAAAAGCGGGAAGGAGACGACCTTTCGGAGAGTAGCAGCAAGAGACTGAAAATTGAGACGGAAGACTTGGGAGAGGAGACAGTTGCAGAGGTCGTTGCCACCATTACTGACCCCAGGCAGATGGTTGGCCCTGAGGTCCTCTTCTCTGAAAATGCAGCAAGAGATGAAGCTGCCAAG TTGGAGGAGCGTAAAGGCAACATAGAGTTCCATGTGATTGGGAACTCCCTCACGCAGAAGGTGTCGAAGCAGACCATGTTGTGGCTCATTGGCCTACAGAATGTCTTCTCACACCAACTACCCCGTATGCCAAAGGATTATATTACAAGATTGGTGTTTGACCC GAAGCATCGGACACTTGCCTTGATCAAGGACAACAGGCCCATAGGAGGCATATGCTTCAGGATGTTCCCCACTCAAGGATTCTCAGAGATCGTATTTTGTGCTGTAACCTCCAACGAGCAGGTTAAGGGATATGGCACACACATGATGAACCACCTGAAAGACTATCATGTTAAGAATAACATACAGCATTTCCTAACATTTGCTGATGAATTTGCAATTG GGTATTTCAAGAAGCAAGGTTTTAGCAAGGACATCCAAGTGCCAAGATCTGTTTACCAAGGTTACATCAAGGACTATGAAGGGGCAACACTCATGGGATGTGAGCTCAATCCCAGCATTGTGTACACGGAATTCACAGCAGTTATCCGGCGGCAAAAGGAG ATAATTAAGAAACTAATTGAGAGGAAGCAGAGCGAGATCCGCAAAGTGCACCCAGGGTTGACTTGCTTCCGAGAAGGGGTCCGAGAGCTGCCCATCGAGAGCATCCCAGGTATCCGAGAAGCTGGTTGGAAACCCCCTGTTCCTGCAACTCGCTCAGCGCGCTCCCCAGACCGCGAGCACCAGGATCCTGACTATTTGTACGGGATGTTGAAGACACTCCTCAACAAT gttaAAAGTCATGCAGCTGCCTGGCCCTTTCAAGTACCAGTTGATCCCAACGAAGTACCAGATTATTATGATCACATCAAATATCCAATGG ACTTGAAGACCATGACCGAGCGCCTGAAGGCTCGCTATTATGTGAAAGCCCGGCTCTTTAATGCCGACATGCTGCGGATCTTCAAGAATTGCCGATTCTACAATCACCCCGAGACCGAGTACTACAAGTGTGCAAACAACCtggaaaaatattatttgtcGAAAATGAAGGAGACGAGTCTTCTAGAAGGAAATAAATTGTAA
- the LOC119599275 gene encoding histone acetyltransferase KAT2A-like isoform X1: MASRDSGTPGGGGGTVGTALQQNPQTSNMTAAGVATGVSGMAVATSASAGGSQATGTGGEAAGRVSNVQRIQQKKAQVRAWPRDKKMEKLAIYSTCRADENCRCNGWKNPTPPAQPARPDTPQPAAPPSQPCRSCGHTLGDHVSHLESAVDDDLDRLLSIVVDVENLFICLHREEDPDTKQVYSYLFRRLRKCILQVSPPTVEGPLGTPPFERPSIFKGVTNFVLHKFNHFQQKDFQMMSDLAKMFLHCLNHWRLETPSARRAHTTPEESSAYKVNYMRWLCFSYVPQLCDSLPHHETTAIFGRTFLRAVFHTLRKQLLDKFRAEKDKMPAEKKLLLLNQFPKFLSMLEEEVYSNSSPIWDADYRPQLPPHLHNQAAERAGNTASRGEFERLSVQPGEGQYTIVSLTSSSARRSRPEERGEKREGDDLSESSSKRLKIETEDLGEETVAEVVATITDPRQMVGPEVLFSENAARDEAAKLEERKGNIEFHVIGNSLTQKVSKQTMLWLIGLQNVFSHQLPRMPKDYITRLVFDPKHRTLALIKDNRPIGGICFRMFPTQGFSEIVFCAVTSNEQVKGYGTHMMNHLKDYHVKNNIQHFLTFADEFAIGYFKKQGFSKDIQVPRSVYQGYIKDYEGATLMGCELNPSIVYTEFTAVIRRQKEIIKKLIERKQSEIRKVHPGLTCFREGVRELPIESIPGIREAGWKPPVPATRSARSPDREHQDPDYLYGMLKTLLNNVKSHAAAWPFQVPVDPNEVPDYYDHIKYPMDLKTMTERLKARYYVKARLFNADMLRIFKNCRFYNHPETEYYKCANNLEKYYLSKMKETSLLEGNKL, encoded by the exons ATGGCATCCAGGGACAGCGGCACcccaggaggaggtggtgggactGTAGGAACTGCACTTCAGCAAAACCCTCAGACTTCGAACATGACGGCAGCTGGCGTGGCGACAGGAGTGTCAGGGATGGCGGTGGCAACTTCAGCTTCAGCTGGAGGTTCACAGGCTACTGGGACAGGGGGAGAAGCTGCAGGAAGGGTCAGTAATGTTCAGCGCATACAGCAGAAAAAGGCCCAGGTGCGAGCATGGCCAAGAGACAAGAAGATGGAGAAACTTGCTATTTATTCCACGTGTAGG GCAGATGAGAACTGCAGATGCAACGGTTGGAAAAATCCCACCCCCCCTGCACAGCCAGCACGCCCTGATACCCCCCAGCCAGCAGCCCCTCCCTCTCAGCCATGCAGGAGCTGCGGCCACACCCTTG GTGATCATGTAAGCCATTTAGAGTCGGCTGTTGATGACGACTTGGACCGGTTGCTCTCCATTGTTGTTGACGTCGAGAATCTCTTCATCTGTTTACACCGTGAGGAGGATCCTGATACTAAGCAG GTGTATTCATACCTGTTCCGGCGGCTTCGGAAGTGCATTCTCCAGGTCAGCCCCCCTACTGTGGAGGGACCCCTGGGGACGCCCCCCTTTGAAAGGCCCTCAATCTTCAAAGGAGTGACCAACTTCGTCCTGCACAAGTTCAATCACTTTCAACAGAAG GACTTTCAGATGATGAGTGACTTGGCCAAGATGTTCCTTCATTGCCTTAACCACTGGCGTCTGGAGACCCCATCAGCACGGCGCGCACACACTACCCCGGAGGAGAGTTCAGCATATAAAGTTAATTACATGAG GTGGCTGTGCTTCAGCTATGTACCTCAGCTGTGTGATTCCCTCCCACACCATGAAACCACAGCCATCTTCGGACGGACTTTCCTGCGAGCTGTTTTCCACACCTTGCGCAAGCAGCTTTTAGATAAGTTCAGGGCGGAGAAGGACAAGATGCCTGCCGAGAAAAAGTTATTGTTGCTTAATCAGTTTCCAAa GTTCTTGTCCATGTTGGAGGAAGAAGTTTACTCGAACTCTTCACCCATCTGGGATGCAGACTACCGCCCGCAGCTCCCCCCACACCTCCACAACCAGGCTGCTGAAAGAG ctggTAATACTGCTAGTCGTGGAGAGTTTGAGAGGTTATCAGTGCAGCCTGGAGAGGGACAATACACGATAGTGAGTTTGACGTCTAGTAGTGCAAGGAGGTCCCGGCCAGAAGAAAG GGGAGAAAAGCGGGAAGGAGACGACCTTTCGGAGAGTAGCAGCAAGAGACTGAAAATTGAGACGGAAGACTTGGGAGAGGAGACAGTTGCAGAGGTCGTTGCCACCATTACTGACCCCAGGCAGATGGTTGGCCCTGAGGTCCTCTTCTCTGAAAATGCAGCAAGAGATGAAGCTGCCAAG TTGGAGGAGCGTAAAGGCAACATAGAGTTCCATGTGATTGGGAACTCCCTCACGCAGAAGGTGTCGAAGCAGACCATGTTGTGGCTCATTGGCCTACAGAATGTCTTCTCACACCAACTACCCCGTATGCCAAAGGATTATATTACAAGATTGGTGTTTGACCC GAAGCATCGGACACTTGCCTTGATCAAGGACAACAGGCCCATAGGAGGCATATGCTTCAGGATGTTCCCCACTCAAGGATTCTCAGAGATCGTATTTTGTGCTGTAACCTCCAACGAGCAGGTTAAGGGATATGGCACACACATGATGAACCACCTGAAAGACTATCATGTTAAGAATAACATACAGCATTTCCTAACATTTGCTGATGAATTTGCAATTG GGTATTTCAAGAAGCAAGGTTTTAGCAAGGACATCCAAGTGCCAAGATCTGTTTACCAAGGTTACATCAAGGACTATGAAGGGGCAACACTCATGGGATGTGAGCTCAATCCCAGCATTGTGTACACGGAATTCACAGCAGTTATCCGGCGGCAAAAGGAG ATAATTAAGAAACTAATTGAGAGGAAGCAGAGCGAGATCCGCAAAGTGCACCCAGGGTTGACTTGCTTCCGAGAAGGGGTCCGAGAGCTGCCCATCGAGAGCATCCCAGGTATCCGAGAAGCTGGTTGGAAACCCCCTGTTCCTGCAACTCGCTCAGCGCGCTCCCCAGACCGCGAGCACCAGGATCCTGACTATTTGTACGGGATGTTGAAGACACTCCTCAACAAT gttaAAAGTCATGCAGCTGCCTGGCCCTTTCAAGTACCAGTTGATCCCAACGAAGTACCAGATTATTATGATCACATCAAATATCCAATGG ACTTGAAGACCATGACCGAGCGCCTGAAGGCTCGCTATTATGTGAAAGCCCGGCTCTTTAATGCCGACATGCTGCGGATCTTCAAGAATTGCCGATTCTACAATCACCCCGAGACCGAGTACTACAAGTGTGCAAACAACCtggaaaaatattatttgtcGAAAATGAAGGAGACGAGTCTTCTAGAAGGAAATAAATTGTAA
- the LOC119599096 gene encoding probable C-mannosyltransferase DPY19L1, translating to MAAKHRRNADDERPSKNKRNNNPQKENGAAKPPKQEGEKRPSLLIVLICSICCGVVHSIHVSTMFENDRHFSHLSNLEREMTFRTEMGLYYSYYKTLVNADSFLVGLNRLMHDNLTEYPDTINTLQRFNLYPEVILGGTYRIFDAVTSWLGMEMRVCWQVSRGAGLSPVVSCEGLGDPAYWYLAGVWVSAGLTAALLFLQGVELSGSLLGGFITVLCFFFNHGEATRVQWTPPLRESFAFPWSIALNIGVTQAVRAPRPVWTRPLLLGTLTLAYLLCWQFAQFTVVAVVGIVYAMYTIGIIHPIPMLLVLLGTSYGFLNNVVLQFGNTLLVASPLAGCLLGVLLLYLFLEPIIQHLPFPTSMGVQLAFLFVSCAACKIELSRIFGVEDDAHIINILKAKFTNYSDFHTLLYTCSAEFDFLPHETVFKLNETLLIPCTALVGGAVLMNILTKIKNNMIQRLEEENTETKTPLWSGVDPGVVYNGLILAVYAVMASLIMRLKLFFTPQLCVVVSLLACKKYWRVIKKKEIHLAILAILVSGMCVRGMKNITEQRSIVGEYSNPELEELIEWIQSETQEDAVFAGPMAIMANVLLSTRRPIANHPHYEHAGLRERTKKVYSVYSRRSAETVYETLLSMKVNYVVLEETWCLRKNRPGCGMVDLWDVEEPQNRHKPSLCPRLFHRSPAPFHRVFDNGMFVVLQVPSRYVEIPPPRYHNV from the exons ATGGCGGCGAAGCACAGGAGAAACGCCGACGACGAGAGACCTTCCAAGAACAAGAGGAATAATAATCCTCAGAAGGAGAATGGCGCCGCCAAACCACCCAAGCAGGAAGGAGAAAAACGACCCTCGCTCCTCATCGTCTTGATTTGTT CGATATGTTGTGGGGTAGTTCACAGCATCCATGTATCAACCATGTTCGAGAACGACAGACATTTCTCGCATCTTTCCAACCTGGAAAGGGAAATGACCTTCAGAACAGAAATg GGTTTGTATTACTCATATTACAAGACACTGGTGAACGCAGATTCTTTTCTGGTGGGGCTCAATCGCCTCATGCACGACAATTTGACGGAATATCCTGATACCATTAACACACTCCAGAGGTTCAATCTGTACCCtgag GTTATCTTAGGAGGAACTTACCGCATATTTGATGCAGTAACCTCTTGGCTGGGTATGGAGATGCGAGTGTGTTGGCAGGTGAGCCGAGGGGCAGGTCTCTCTCCAGTTGTCAGCTGTGAAGGCCTTGGAGACCCAGCCTATTGGTACCTAGCAGGCGTTTGGGTCAGTGCAGGACTCACCGCCGCCCTACTGTTCCTCCAGGGTGTTGAGCTGAGTGGATCCCTTTTAGGAGGGTTCATCACCGTCCTTTGCTTCTTCTTCAACCACGGAGAAGCCACTCGTGTTCAGTGGACACCTCCTTTGAGAGAGAGTTTTGCCTTCCCGTGGAGCATAGCGCTAAACATCGGAGTAACACAGGCAGTGCGGGCACCTCGACCTGTGTGGACAAGACCTCTCTTACTAGGCACCCTTACCTTGGCTTACCTCCTCTGCTGGCAGTTTGCTCAATTTACAGTGGTGGCAGTAGTGGGAATAGTTTATGCCATGTATACTATTGGTATAATACATCCTATTCCAATGCTTCTTGTCCTCCTTGGTACCTCTTATGGTTTCCTGAATAATGTGGTTCTACAGTTTGGTAATACATTATTGGTTGCCTCACCTCTAGCAGGTTGTCTGCTAGGAGTACTGTTACTGTACCTTTTCCTTGAGCCCATTATTCAGCATCTGCCTTTTCCAACCAGCATGGGTGTCCAGCTggcatttttatttgtatcatgTGCAGCCTGTAAAATTGAACTCTCAAGAATATTTGGTGTCGAAGATGATGCACACATAATTAACATATTGAAGGCTAAATTTACAAACTATTCAGATTTCCACACACTCTTATATACTTGCTCCGCAGAGTTTGACTTCTTACCACATGAAACTGTGTTTAAACTAAACGAGACGTTGCTCATTCCATGCACTGCTCTTGTTGGGGGTGCAGTGTTAATGAATATCttgaccaaaataaaaaataatatgatacagCGATTAGAAGAAGAGAACACGGAGACAAAAACTCCACTGTGGTCAGGAGTGGACCCAGGTGTAGTGTACAATGGTTTAATACTGGCTGTGTATGCAGTCATGGCCAGTCTGATTATGAGGCTCAAGCTATTTTTCACCCCACAGCTTTGTGTTGTAGTGTCCCTGTTGGCCTGTAAAAAATATTGGCGTGttattaagaaaaaggaaattcaccttgCTATCTTGGCCATTCTTGTAAGTGGCATGTGTGTGCGCGGTATGAAGAACATCACAGAACAAAGATCTATTGTAGGTGAATACAGCAACCCAGAACTGGAAGAGTTGATTGAGTGGATACAATCAGAAACACAGGAAGATGCTGTGTTTGCTGGACCCATGGCTATCATGGCTAATGTACTTCTGTCCACCCGCAGACCAATTGCAAATCACCCGCATTATGAACACGCAGGGTTGAGAGAACGGACTAAAAAAGTGTACAGTGTGTATAGCCGGAGGTCTGCCGAGACAGTGTACGAGACACTGCTTTCCATGAAGGTGAACTATGTGGTACTGGAGGAGACGTGGTGTCTGCGTAAGAACCGGCCAGGCTGTGGAATGGTGGACCTGTGGGATGTAGAAGAGCCACAGAATAGGCACAAACCATCCCTTTGCCCGCGGCTCTTCCACAGGAGTCCTGCCCCATTCCACCGCGTCTTCGACAACGGCATGTTTGTGGTCCTGCAGGTGCCCTCAAGATATGTGGAAATTCCTCCGCCACGCTATCACA atgtataa